The DNA sequence ACCAAAATTTTCAATTTTTGAGTTGATCCCACTCCTAGTTTAACGAGTGGTTTCTAGATGGGTATCGGTTTCAGGCTCCATGAGGAATACGCTCATAAGAGATTGTCCCAGACGTTCTCTGAATTCTTGAATGCTACTTTTCATAAGTCATTTTTTCCCAAAACCATAACGCTACATTCACAAATAAAAGTATGGCTTGTTTCGCTTTCGTGTCAGAGGTGTTTTACCTTATTTGGAAAAAGTTGTATAAGCGAGACAATACTTGACCAGATTAAGTTTTCAAGACTAATAATCTTGCTTTTATCGGTCTTTTTTGTTATGCTTAGATTGTCTTCAGGGCAGGGTGAAATTCCCGACCGGCGGTGACGGCTTCAAAAGAAGCGGAAGTCCGCGAACCCTACGGGGTTGATGTGGTGAAACTCCACAACCGACAGTATAGTCTGGAAGGGAGGAGACAAGTTTTTTGTGCTACAAAGGAATTTTAAGGTAGTTGGGCTCAGCTAAGGTACCTAGATCTTTTGTTCTAAAATGACTTAGCCTCCTTCAATTTGGAAAAAATTGGAGGAATTTTTTATGTCAACATCTATCAAATCGACACGTCGTTTAGCCTATATTGCCATTCTTTCGGCGGTGTCCTTCTTACTCATGTATTTTAGCTTTCCGCTGATTCCAGGGGCTAGCTTTTTGCTGGTTGATTTTTCAATTCTGCCAGTGCTTCTAGCGCTTGCTATCTTTGATCTCAAGAGTGCTTTTGCAGTTCTAACGTTGCGGACCTTGTTAAAATTGCTTTTGAATAACGGTGGCGTGGGTACCTTAATAGGATTACCAATGAACTATATCGCCCTCAGTCTTTTTATAGCAGCGCTGGGACTGATGTGGAAAAAAAAGCAGACATTTAAATCTTATTGCCTAGGGGCTGGTTTGGGGACGCTAGGCTTAACGGCTGCCATGATTATTCTAAATTATATTTATGCAGCTCCGCTCTATGCTAAGTTTGCTAACTTTGATATTAAGGCTATCTTGGGTATGGCGAACTACCTTTTTGCTATGGTCCTTCCTTTTAACCTCATTGAGGGGGCTATCTTTGCAGTCAGCTTTTATGTACTTTACCTAGCTATCAAACCTCTCATAGCGAAATTGTAGGTCCTATGTTATAATACCGTTATGCATAATCGACAAAAATATTTTATCCGAGCTAGCTTTGCAGCTTTAGTCTTTGTTATCTTAGGTTATATCGTTAAGTTTGACCCCCGTACCCTGCAAGGATTTGACCAGTCTATTCAATCTGCTGTTCGGGGGGATTTACCGGCTCCTTTGACAGCTTTCTTTAGAACTATCACACATTCGTCAACCTTACTGGTCATTTTTGTAGTGATTGTTGGTTTTATGATTGGTAGGAAATGGTATATAGAAGCTGGTTTTTTGACTCTGCTGGGGGTAATTGATCTTGTCTTGGTAGTAATTTTAAAA is a window from the Streptococcus criceti HS-6 genome containing:
- a CDS encoding ECF transporter S component, with protein sequence MSTSIKSTRRLAYIAILSAVSFLLMYFSFPLIPGASFLLVDFSILPVLLALAIFDLKSAFAVLTLRTLLKLLLNNGGVGTLIGLPMNYIALSLFIAALGLMWKKKQTFKSYCLGAGLGTLGLTAAMIILNYIYAAPLYAKFANFDIKAILGMANYLFAMVLPFNLIEGAIFAVSFYVLYLAIKPLIAKL